Below is a genomic region from Nitrosopumilus sp. b3.
TTTCTCCAATCATAATGTGTCCGTGAATAACTGCCTGTCTTGCTTGATATGGTGTTTTAAATCCAAATTTTTTTGTTACAATGGTTTGTAATCTACGTGAAAGTAAATCATTAGCGTTCAGATTGAGTACATCGTCTAATGTAGCACCACTGCTAACTAACCCAATCCTTGCAAGTGATTGCATCAAAATTGGTTCTTTTTCTTCCCTAATCTCTTGTCTTAATGCAAGCAACGATCTTGCTTGATGTCTTACACGTGATAATTCTGTATGTGCTTTCCATAGTTCTCTTTTTGTTCTTAATCCAAATGTACCAAGAGTTTTGAGCTCTTCCATTTTTAATTCATAATTAAGTGGTCTTTTTGGTTTTCTCCAAACTCTACGTGGGTATTTTGGATCTCCCATTCAAAACACCTACTCTTTTTTCTCCGCTGCCGGAACTGCTGCTTCTGCTGCCGGAGCTGCTGCTTCTGCTGCCGGAGCTCCTGCACTTCCCTTCTTTACTGGTGCTGCCATTCCTCCTTTTGCAACTCCCACAGCTCCACCTTTTCTACCTGATGTTCTAGTTCTTTGACCTCTTACTTTTAGGCCACTAAGGTGACGATAACCTCTCCAGCTTGCAGTTATTCTTTCTCTTTCAATATCGTTTCTTAATGTAAATGGAATATCTGATGTAAGTAAATGCAAATCAGCTCCTGTCTCAATGTCTTTTCTTCTATTGAGGAACCATGTTGGGAAATTTCCTCCAATAGGATCTGTGATCAATTTTTCAATTGCTTGAACATTTTCTTCAGTGAGATTTCCGATGTTAGAATTTGTGTCGATCTTTAATGTGTCTAGAATTGCTGTGGCAAAATTATACCCAATTCCTTTAATCTGAGTCAACCCTACAAGCATTTTTCGCTCTCCTGGGATATCATTACCCACAATCCTTACAATGTGTCTATATTCTTGAGTACTCAAGTATTCAAAAATTCAAAGAAACCCCGATAAAAACCATGCTAGGCACCAAATTGAATGATTTTTGAATATTTTCAGGTGAATCTAAATTTCAAGACCTTTTTTGGTAAATTTTTTACACAAATTATCTAAAGTCTTCATCCTCTGTCCAATCATTACCCTGAACATTCCATAAATTACATTTACAGCATTTTTTGATTCCTCGCTGAGCGTCAATATCTATACAAAAACAATGCTCACCTTTGCCTGATGGATCTTGACTACATAACCTCTGCATAATATTATGAAAACCCCTTTTTCTTAATTATCTTATTGGAATAGAAATTCCAAAAGTTAATAATTTCTAATTTCCATATTTATGCAAATGAGTAATTCTTTTGATAAAGAAAAAGTTGTGGATTGTATGTTTGATCCTGTCACTTCTTCAATATTGGCAGAGCTTGAAGATGGTCCCAAAGAATGTTCATTTTTGGCACAAAAATCTTCTATTTCTGAAAATGACGTCCTTGATAGGCTTTCATATTTAATTGAGCATGAATTTATTTTCAAAAATCCAAATGATGGAAATTACTTACTTTCAGCTAATTCTGAGAAACTCAATGGCATAATTGAAAATGGTGATAATTTTGATGCTACAATTAGCGGTCTTGAAAAAATGGATAGTTACCTAAACTGATCTTTTTCTGTTTCTAATACCTAGAATTCCAACTACTGCTAATCCAATCATTCCAGCAACAATCACATATACTGGAATAAAACCAAGAACTTTCTTTCCCGAATCCGGTAACGGTCCAATTGCTCCAAAAACTTGAGATTCTTCATTACTATTGCTTTGAATAATCAATTTGTAAATTCCTGTCTCTAAAACTTCAAATTCTTCTTCAATAGTTTCATCATTAATTTGGTGTGAAACTATTCCAATATCCAATGGATCCAATATTTTTACAGAAAATGTATTTTCTTGAAAATCTATTATCTGAACTGCGAAAACACCGATGGGAGTTGTCTGTGAATCAAAATTATTGGAAATTGAAAGTACTTGTTCAGAACTAACTTTGCCATTATTTTGAATAATCCCTTCAAGAATGGCTTGATTTCCTAATACTAGTAGAAATAACCCTATGATGATTAGAACTCCGGAACCAATTACTATCATTCCCGATTTCTGCACAAAACCTATTTGGTTTTCTTTAGTTTAAACCTAATTTTTCTACAAATCTGGATGAATTGAGCATAAAAAGTTAGACTAGACTAAAAAAGTTAGCTCAGGTTAAATTTAAATAAAGAATTTAATAAATCAACTCATCCTGAATATCACTCGTTCTCAAACTATGTTTTTAGCAATTACCTTCTTCATTGGGATCTCTATAATCATGATCTTCCCAATTATGTCTCAAGCTCAATCTGAGGAAAAAACTTTTGTCACACATACTGGTGCTGTAGTAAAAACTTCTGGAGAGATAATTGATCCTCTTTACGTTGTATCTACTGTTGAATTTGATCCAATGAACTATTTACGTGATTTCAATTATGGTCGAGTTTCAGAATTATCTGATGGTACAACCTTGAGAGAATACACAATAATTGCAGAAGATGACAAAATAATGGAGGTCTCCTCAGGAGTATTCTATAATGTTTGGACTTTTAATGGAACTGTCCCTGGCCCTACAATTAGGGCTACTGAAGGGGATCTTCTTAAAATAAAATTCATCAACAATGGTCAAAAAGAACATACAATCCACTTCCATGGAATTCATCCTGCAGGAATGGATGGTGTCTTTGAACCTGTAGGTGGAAATGGGGGACAGTTTGTTTATGAGTTTACTGCAGGTCCTGTAGGAGTTCACCCGTATCATTGCCACGTAATGCCTTTAGAAGAGCACATAGTGCATGGGCTTTATGGTGTGTTTATTGTTGATCCTAAAGAAGAACGACAACCAGCAGATGAAATGGTTATGGTTCTTAATGGATTGGATACTGACTTTGATACTGAAAATAATTTCTATGCTGCAAATACTATTCCATTTTATTATCAGCATCACCCTATTCAAATTAACACAAATGAATTAATTCGAATCTATGTAGTCAACATGGTTGAATTTGATCCAATAAATAATTTCCATCTGCATGGAAATTTGTATAAGTATTATCCAACAGGAACTGATCTTGTACCTTCATTTTACACTGATATGATTACTCTGTCCCAAACTGAGCGTGGAATTATGGAATTTGAATATCAATATCCTGGAAAATATCTATTCCATGCTCATAAAGTTGAATTCTCTGAAAAGGGTTGGGTTGGAATTTTTTTGGCTAAAGAGAATCTGGATACTCAGGAAGTAAATTATGGAAGTTGAAAATTATTCAAAATTGAAAGTTGTTGCTAGTGGAGTTATTCCATTTGCCTTTCTAATTATCTTAATACTGTATATTTTTGGGCCAGGCGCAAGTTTACTTGATCTTGGAATTCCTTTACCCGAAATTACTATTGAACGAGTAAGTTTCATTGATTCTGAAATCCAAGCTACGGTTAGGAATACTGGCCCAATTCCAGTTGAAATAGTAATGGCTGATGTTAATGATAGAATTCAACCTGCTGCAGTAGAGCCTGATAGATTTCTTGAAAGATATGAAACCACACTAGTACGAATTCCTTTTGAATGGAATGAAGCAGAACCATACATTATTGGAATAACCATCGAGGATGGAACAAGATTTGAGAAAAAAATCGAAGCTGCTGCATTTGCACTTGAACCCTCTATTGATCTTGTTGTATTTTTTGCAATAATTGGAACATATGTTGGAATTATTCCTGTAATGATAGGTCTACTCTGGCTTCCATTCATTAAAAAAATTAGCAAGCAAAAATATTATTTCTTTTTGGCTTTAACTATTGGATTGCTGCTCTTCTTGGCAATTGATTCGATTGAAGAAGCATTGGAAGTTTCAAATGAGAATCTGGCTAAAAGCTTCAATGGTTCATTACTTGTTGCAACTGTTGTGGTCTTATCTTTTCTTGGATTGTATTATTCTGGAAATAAACTTGTCAAAAAAGCTGATTCGTCCAAACTTGCTAAACCAGTTGCAATTGCATTAATGATTTCTATTGGAATTGGATTGCACAATTTTGGTGAAGGCCTTGCCATAGGGGCCTCAGTTGGCTTAGGTTCTATTGCTTTTAGTACATTTTTGATTGTAGGTTTTGCCTTGCATAATACTACTGAAGGGATTGCAATTGCAGCTCCTATGTCAAAAGGAAAATTGATGATTGGCAAGCTTGCTGCATTGGGTATTATCGCTGGATCTCCTGCAATTTTTGGTGCCTGGGTTGGAGGATTTGCATACTCCCCATTTTCATCTGTAATATTTCTGGCAATTGGGGCTGGTGCAATATTTCAGGTAATTTTTGTCATCATGAAATGGATTCGAGAAGAAAATGAGAATAATATGTCTAGTTTTTCAGTTGTGTCTGGGATTGCCATGGGAATGATAGTCATGTATCTAACTGGTATTCTGGTTTAGACAGGTTCTGGATGTATTGTAATTACTGAATTCTTTATTTTTGTCCTGATTTCATGCTCTATCTCTGAAATCAAATCATGAACTTTTTCAATTGATAGTTTTCTATCAAAGGAACAATCGATATCAATTTTTAGAATATTCTCAAAATTTAAAGAGACTATCCTTCCGATTTTTTTAATTTCTGAATATTTCTCTAGTATTCTTTTAATTTGATTTTCAGTAATTTTATCCTCCAAGTTCAAATTTTCTGGTATTTTAACAAAAGGCTCTAGATGAATTGTAGCGTGCACTATCTCTGGAATATTTTTTTGAATCTCTTCTTCAATAATTTCAGAAATTTTATGAGCAGATAAAAGATTCATTTCTCTGTCTACCATTACATGTAAATTTGAAAATGTTTTTCCTTTGGATTTATGTGTGCTTACATTGTGAACTTCTTCTACTCCTTCAACTCCTTTTGCAATTTCTTGAATTTTTGCATCTAGGGGAACATCTTGCCAATTAGGTTCAAAATGTATAGTAATTGTTGAATTTGATATTTTATTTTTTATGTTGGCCTCAACATTGTTGCTTATTTCATGCGCTTTATCAAAACTTGTATCTCCTCTCAATGAGATTGTAATATCTGCAAAAATTGTCTCACCTGATCTTCTCATCAAAATTGGATCTGCATTAATTACGCCATCCGTAGACATTGCAATTTCTTTTACATTCTTTACAAGTTCTGGTGAAATAATGTCAGTTAAATCAAGTGCAGTTTTGTAGACTAATTTGATGCTGAGTATGGCTAACAATCCACCAAGTATTAGCGCTGCCACAAAGTCTCCGAAATATAATCCGTATGAAACAAGAACTATTCCAATTATTGCAACTAGAGTAGACCCAAGATCCATAAAGGCGTGATAGAAATCTGCTTTGAGAGTAGCCCCGCCAATTTTTTTAATTGATTTCCTTAAAAGACCAATTCTGAAAATATCAATACCAATTGTGTATAACCCCGCAGTGATTGCAAATAATCCTGGTAATATTGTTGGGGGTGGACTTTGTAATCTATGAATTGATTCGTAAATAAAAAAACACGCAATCAAAAAAATTGCTATTCCTCCAATCATGCCTCCCAACGATTCGATTTTTCCATGTCCATAGGTGTGCTCTGCATCAGCTGGCTTCATTGCCATTCTTGCAGCTAAAAGTAAGACCAAGGTTACCACACTATCCAATAATGCATGAATGCCATCTGTAATTAGGGCTAGACTATTTGAGATTAAACCAAAAATCAATTCTACTAAAAATGCCGAAAATATAGCTAACAATGAAATTTGTAATACTTTGGTCCTTTGCACAAACATTTTCTTATTTTTTAATAATTCTAATCATGTATTACAAGTTTCTAAGAATAAAAGATACGACAACATTATTTGTGATAAAGTGATTTTTTGCAATGTTGGGCATGAAATTCTTCTACATTCCAGTACTTCTTTCACTGATATCTCTAATTCCAGTTTTGGAAGTAGAATCTGCTAGTAATCCTAACCTGTTTGTATCATCTGAAAACTCACAATCTAAAAATCATTTTTCAGGTTCCATGGTAATTGAAGTTGTAGTAAATGATCCTAATCTAAAGGATACAGGCCAAGGAAAGGGTGAACCTGATGTTACAATTAATGGAAAATCATTACGGATGGTTCAAGCAACTGATGGAAATTGGTATGCGTATTTTGCCAATGTTGATATGGCAAAATCTGCAGATGCAACAGTTGGATTATCCGGAGAAGGTTTGGATTTTGGTATTTTTTGTAGTAGGGATACTTCTACTTCGATTTTTGGAATCTCCCTTTCTGAAACAGATGGTTTTGCAGTGCCACGTTTAGGATCTTTGACTGGTACCACAAATGGTGATTCTTCATTTAATGCATGTGGTGGTACGCCAAGCTCTTCTGCAAATTTGAATAATGTAGTTAGAAAAGCAAAATCAATCAACACTAATTCCAATATTCCAGTTGGACAAATAGGTTTGAATTCTAATGCGTGGCCATTGATTCAACTTTATTCATTTGATGATGTAGTAATTCAATATAATCCCGGTGGTCCAACACAGAAAGTATCACTTGAATATGATGAAATGGAAAACATTTCTTTGAATGTTGATAGAACTCTATATCCTAATAATGCTGAAGTATTTCTAACTGTCAATGATTTCCAATTAAATCAGGATCCTACAGATGAAGATTCATGGACATTTGATATTGGATCTAGCCCATCAACATTTTATCAAGCATTTGATAATTCTGGAACTAATTCTGCAAATGGGGGTCTAGGTTTAGTTGATTTGGTACCCCATCTCCATTCTTTGGGATTTGAAAACAATGGTAAACTTTCACTAGATCTTGGCAATATTTTGGAATTAAGAACAAACAGTGATCAACCTTCTTCTTCTGTAAGTGATGGGGCTGCAAATACTTTTTCAGAGATAGTGACATTAGTTGAACAACAACCCAATTCTGGAGTTTTTGAGAGCTTTGATTCAAATGATCAATCTGTAATCGGAATTCTTGCTAATGCTCCTCGTGGACAAACTGGAAAAATAAGCTATAATGATGAATCCCTTTCAGTTTTGACAGGTTCTTCAACTGCATCTGTTTTACTTGATAATGCCCCCACTCTGACTATTGGGAATAATAATGCTCTACGTCCTGGAACTGAATATCCAGTGATTTTAAAAGATCCAGATCAAAATTTAAACACTGGTGCTAATGATGATTTGGACATCTTTAGGGAAACTGCAATAATTCCTACTATAACAATTGGAAATCCGATTACTCTGGAAAATGCAAATAATGTCAAATTTCATTTAACTTCACCCACTCTGACAGGTGGTACTAGTGTCACTTCCTCTGTGCCTGACTCTAATTCTGATAGATTATTGATTGATACAACAACATTAGGAATTGCTTCATATGACATGCTTTCTGTAAACTTGGGAGTTTCTGCCTCTACTTTTACTTCAATTTTACTTGATGATTCTACATCTAACACAAGTGGTACAAACTGGATAAATTATGATTTAAGATCATTTGAAAAAGAGTTAGGTGTTTCTGACTTTAGTGATACCTCATTCACTTTAACTTTTGGAACACTTGGTTCTTCACCAATTACTATTGTTGATGCAGGTGACCTTTCATCATCACAAGGATTTATACAAATTGATAATTCTGATATTGCTTCCATCTTAGCTGAAAGTGGAAATGTATTTCTTGTAATTGATTTTGACTCATCTAATAATGATGCTGGTGTAATTGATATTTCTAGTGAAACCAAAAAACAACCCATTGTCTTTGATGTATTTTCTTTTGGATTAAAAAATGATAAAAGTATAAACAAT
It encodes:
- a CDS encoding 30S ribosomal protein S4, with amino-acid sequence MGDPKYPRRVWRKPKRPLNYELKMEELKTLGTFGLRTKRELWKAHTELSRVRHQARSLLALRQEIREEKEPILMQSLARIGLVSSGATLDDVLNLNANDLLSRRLQTIVTKKFGFKTPYQARQAVIHGHIMIGERKVDIPSYTVTVAEEDSIHFTPESKIPEMLENTKSKEPSEETVEAASEETVEAASEETPKDESSSTE
- a CDS encoding 30S ribosomal protein S13, which translates into the protein MSTQEYRHIVRIVGNDIPGERKMLVGLTQIKGIGYNFATAILDTLKIDTNSNIGNLTEENVQAIEKLITDPIGGNFPTWFLNRRKDIETGADLHLLTSDIPFTLRNDIERERITASWRGYRHLSGLKVRGQRTRTSGRKGGAVGVAKGGMAAPVKKGSAGAPAAEAAAPAAEAAVPAAEKKE
- a CDS encoding multicopper oxidase domain-containing protein, with the protein product MFLAITFFIGISIIMIFPIMSQAQSEEKTFVTHTGAVVKTSGEIIDPLYVVSTVEFDPMNYLRDFNYGRVSELSDGTTLREYTIIAEDDKIMEVSSGVFYNVWTFNGTVPGPTIRATEGDLLKIKFINNGQKEHTIHFHGIHPAGMDGVFEPVGGNGGQFVYEFTAGPVGVHPYHCHVMPLEEHIVHGLYGVFIVDPKEERQPADEMVMVLNGLDTDFDTENNFYAANTIPFYYQHHPIQINTNELIRIYVVNMVEFDPINNFHLHGNLYKYYPTGTDLVPSFYTDMITLSQTERGIMEFEYQYPGKYLFHAHKVEFSEKGWVGIFLAKENLDTQEVNYGS
- a CDS encoding divalent cation transporter, translated to MEVENYSKLKVVASGVIPFAFLIILILYIFGPGASLLDLGIPLPEITIERVSFIDSEIQATVRNTGPIPVEIVMADVNDRIQPAAVEPDRFLERYETTLVRIPFEWNEAEPYIIGITIEDGTRFEKKIEAAAFALEPSIDLVVFFAIIGTYVGIIPVMIGLLWLPFIKKISKQKYYFFLALTIGLLLFLAIDSIEEALEVSNENLAKSFNGSLLVATVVVLSFLGLYYSGNKLVKKADSSKLAKPVAIALMISIGIGLHNFGEGLAIGASVGLGSIAFSTFLIVGFALHNTTEGIAIAAPMSKGKLMIGKLAALGIIAGSPAIFGAWVGGFAYSPFSSVIFLAIGAGAIFQVIFVIMKWIREENENNMSSFSVVSGIAMGMIVMYLTGILV
- a CDS encoding cation diffusion facilitator family transporter, whose product is MFVQRTKVLQISLLAIFSAFLVELIFGLISNSLALITDGIHALLDSVVTLVLLLAARMAMKPADAEHTYGHGKIESLGGMIGGIAIFLIACFFIYESIHRLQSPPPTILPGLFAITAGLYTIGIDIFRIGLLRKSIKKIGGATLKADFYHAFMDLGSTLVAIIGIVLVSYGLYFGDFVAALILGGLLAILSIKLVYKTALDLTDIISPELVKNVKEIAMSTDGVINADPILMRRSGETIFADITISLRGDTSFDKAHEISNNVEANIKNKISNSTITIHFEPNWQDVPLDAKIQEIAKGVEGVEEVHNVSTHKSKGKTFSNLHVMVDREMNLLSAHKISEIIEEEIQKNIPEIVHATIHLEPFVKIPENLNLEDKITENQIKRILEKYSEIKKIGRIVSLNFENILKIDIDCSFDRKLSIEKVHDLISEIEHEIRTKIKNSVITIHPEPV
- a CDS encoding peptidase: MLGMKFFYIPVLLSLISLIPVLEVESASNPNLFVSSENSQSKNHFSGSMVIEVVVNDPNLKDTGQGKGEPDVTINGKSLRMVQATDGNWYAYFANVDMAKSADATVGLSGEGLDFGIFCSRDTSTSIFGISLSETDGFAVPRLGSLTGTTNGDSSFNACGGTPSSSANLNNVVRKAKSINTNSNIPVGQIGLNSNAWPLIQLYSFDDVVIQYNPGGPTQKVSLEYDEMENISLNVDRTLYPNNAEVFLTVNDFQLNQDPTDEDSWTFDIGSSPSTFYQAFDNSGTNSANGGLGLVDLVPHLHSLGFENNGKLSLDLGNILELRTNSDQPSSSVSDGAANTFSEIVTLVEQQPNSGVFESFDSNDQSVIGILANAPRGQTGKISYNDESLSVLTGSSTASVLLDNAPTLTIGNNNALRPGTEYPVILKDPDQNLNTGANDDLDIFRETAIIPTITIGNPITLENANNVKFHLTSPTLTGGTSVTSSVPDSNSDRLLIDTTTLGIASYDMLSVNLGVSASTFTSILLDDSTSNTSGTNWINYDLRSFEKELGVSDFSDTSFTLTFGTLGSSPITIVDAGDLSSSQGFIQIDNSDIASILAESGNVFLVIDFDSSNNDAGVIDISSETKKQPIVFDVFSFGLKNDKSINNSIYRFELEETGDNTSIFEGTLEYAVTNQLNILDPIFIQTIQTIGDEVKVIVTNRLIDETGITISYSDLDVTGVATTITSQSDFKTHSGNVFASSQSFRFGQPVTITLNDPDLNLKKDLVDIYFVNNDPNSDDVDTVGKDGVILLEVLIKDIRFKRCTIDNVEYGGLGATGFTLVETGPSTGVFEGVFKMPSQICNKSGTALISSAGGSLDAKYYDSRDSSGNENTFSLLRSKSSSSFSSSPQLSSYKIVKPLSGNIEEITLFGSVNNHRRGIPLEVNIVSPDGKSQNFGATLSSGGSYRSIISINENSLSGFYEIRLSHNNIDLGSISFEVVSPKIPSWVKNNAKSWASAAITNSEFVDGIEHLIEKGIISVPSIGSTSTTNQIIPEWIKKNASWWADGKISDDEFVKSLQFLIKKGIIRV